TAATTATCATGTGTATTTATGGAGCATAGTTATAATGTGTAGTTATGGAGGATAGTTGAAGATATGGACTCTGCCTTGATGATAGAAAACTGTTTGAATTAATGTCATGTAGTGGTAATTCCCATGGAGTAAATAAAATCTGCTGTCTTGATAAACTGCAATGAGGCAGGTTAGTCAGAAATGAGAGGATAAGAGATAGGGATGAGGGTGACAATGACAGGTTGTATGATAAATACTGAAAAAGTGAGATGTCAAAGTAAATGTTTGGCTTTTGATACTAATGGCAAAATCAACCAGAAAAAGGCAACTCATCATCAAGGGAAGATTATTCAGACTTTTAAGTTTGACCTTGGACTTCAGTCTGACATTGTTTTTGTCCACAGATTATAAAGAAGTTTGAGACAGAATTAGGAACATCCATCAAAATAGACTACAGAGAAAAATCATCATGGGATGTGGTCCAGGCAAAAGTATGATGGTGTTTGGTCAGAGAGCATTACCTGTACTAGTGAATTTCTTTGGTTTTGATGCAAACAACTTGGTTCTCCTAATTGCCTATTATCTTGAACAATATGCCATTGTCAGTGACACATAAATTACCAGAGCAGTCCTAACAGTAGTTTATTAGCAGAAGAACATTGGGTGAAGGATGTGGTTGCAGCTCTGGCAATGTCCTTTGTTTACAGtagttcagttgcaaactagtGGTAATTCTAGTTCATAAGGAGAAACACCATTAAGCGGAGTTCAGTAGGAGACTAATAATGCTCATTTATCAGTATGAGAAATGCTCTAGATAAAAGCTATAGTAATGTGTTGTGTTTACAGCTGGAGTGCTGTGGCGCAGTTTCTGTAAATGACTATGATAACAGCACATGGCAGACCAAGCAGCAGCCAGGGGTGAGAGTCTTAATaacttaaatttatatatatatacatttaaatatataacttACAATGCAATTTTTTGGTTGCCAAACAGcctattaatattaattttgacTATTACAATAAACTATTTTGTTGAATTGCAGTGCAACGTAATGCTCTTCGAGTTTTTgagacatgattttttttgttttgtttttactctaaGAATATAACATTTAGCTGTATGTTAGTAGGAGTCATTTAAAATCTCTGAAGATAAATAGCCTATAAGTAAGCAGCCCTACAGTGGCTAATCCAGGTGTCTAGTAGAGGTGGGAATATGAATGTGAATATGAGATGAGATCTTTTTTTCCAATACAGATATATAATCAGATATAAATACGAGAggagatttgttttcttccataGATATATAATCACAAAAGCATCCTGAAAGAAatgtatatatgcacacagCCACACCCAGTCCTTTGACTCATGAAGAagtcacaaacagaaaatgtgtaCATTACTCGTTAGGGGAAGTTTGAGATGTTCAGGCAGTACATGTACCTAAAATTGTAAGTCTTAACTTATTTTTAGTCACAGCCTGCAGTAATATTTATTAAGGAAAAGTGTTGTAAGAgcttgttaaaaatgtttttcgttGTAGATTAAAATCCCTGCATCATGCTGTATCCTGTCGAGTGATGGCAATcctgaaaatgaagatgaatgCAAGGCAAAGATTTCTAAGTACTTTGAGCAGGTATGTCTGTAATCTCATGTGTTCTTGGCTGTCTTCTTATATGGACAGTCAAGTATGCAGAAATAGCCAAAAGATAAGGTTTAATGGCATTTGCTTAGACCAGATGTGCTTGTGTCACTTGATAGTTTAAAGAAGAGAGGTtggaaatgtgttaaaaaagGTTCTTGAGCCAGCAAAAGTTTATGGTCATGTGAACCATCTtcgttcattttgtttttggtgtgcAATATGTCAAGGACCTATCATGGACATTTGTTTGGGcacaaatgaaaattttcttcctCAGTCAGCAGAATGAATGCATTAGTTCAACCATAGAGTAATGCAGATTGTGCAAGAGTCATATTTCTGTAGGACTGGCACACCTGCTGCTTCTTCAGTGGGATCAGTAGAGTCTTAAAAATTCTGAAGTCCGAAAAGCACAGGAATACTTCCAATATTTTGTGAATCATTTTAGCAATAGCACATCTGTATTGCTGGACAGATACTAGATGCCATTTCTTATTTTCAGCCATGCAAAGACAAACTTGTCCAGTGGGTGGAGTCTCACAGTGTCATCCTCATTGGTGTTGGCTGTGGCATAGCTGGTCTGCAGGTTGGTCTATAGTAACATAGTAATATTGTTTGTTCcctgtcttctgtgtttgtcttttattacttttctgtatggttgtttctccttccatcctttatATTATATGCCTTCTATTTGTCTTAAGTGcagagagcatgctccttcatgagcgtGATTATgtactatataaatcacacgtttattattattaaatcatgtCTGTAGCGGTATAGTAATGTGTCTATAGTAATGCAATAATATCATGGAACAAGAAAGAGAATATTTCTAGTTTGAACTTCTTGAGACTACAATAAGAGGAATGGAATGTGAGTTGAACACACAATGCTGTCTGCACTGTAGATCAGGCTTTATCTGAAGTACCTTCAAATCAGCTTATGTGTACCTAAAGGTGCAGAGCAAAAAGTATTGAGATGTTGAGATTACTCACTCCAGATATGTTGCTGGGTGCTTACAGGTAGTGTTTGTGACCCCTAAGTAACAGACAAGCAGCCCCGTTCACTCTTCTTTTCCCATATCCACTGAGAAATTCAGCCGTTAAAATATGGGTTTTCTTTTGTGCACATAGGGGTGTTTTTGTAATGattatgtacatttattatGTTTGCGTGTGCACATGATGTGTTTGTaatgtatgtgtacattttaTTCTGTTGGTGTATACTAGTGTTGTATGTAGATAGGTGCATGTAATTTTTTGTGTATATGCCTGCTTTAGTTAATCTGTTGCTGtactgtctttttttgtttgtctgcagaTATTTGGCCTGATCTTTGCTATACTTCTTTGCCGAAGTGTTGATCAGGAGAAATACTAAGTGGGACAAAAGCTGTGGATGTCCCTTATAACAGTCTCCATTGCTTAACGATGGTTGGTAGCAAGTCATGATTCATCTTCTGCATCTGTAAAAGCTTTATACTTAAGTAATGTGTGTTGACTTGTGCAATTGCCACATATAATAGAAATTGGAAATGGCAAGTGttgaaggaacaaaaaaaaaaggaaattgctTTGTTGATGAAATGTGAATGCTCTTTTCAgataagaccaaaaaaaaaactgcttgcGAAAAAGTTGCAGACTGGCTCAGTTTTAGCTGATGAAGATGTAATAAGAACTTTggcaaataaaga
This is a stretch of genomic DNA from Pomacea canaliculata isolate SZHN2017 linkage group LG3, ASM307304v1, whole genome shotgun sequence. It encodes these proteins:
- the LOC112558807 gene encoding CD9 antigen-like, whose protein sequence is MGCAVGCARLLLIGFNFVFWLSGVAILGVGVWILVDPNLQDFIDVVHITEDEHFRNAAYILIAFGAFIFLVGFCGCCGAIRNSKCLLGFYILFLVMVFAGELAAGILAAVYKTEIIKKFETELGTSIKIDYREKSSWDVVQAKLECCGAVSVNDYDNSTWQTKQQPGIKIPASCCILSSDGNPENEDECKAKISKYFEQPCKDKLVQWVESHSVILIGVGCGIAGLQIFGLIFAILLCRSVDQEKY